The DNA window atGTACTTTTTGTGTTATAAAATGAAAGGGTACTTGAAATACTCTATTGTGTTTCAATATCCATGTAATCTTGAAAGACAATAAAATTCTTTGATTGATTACTGGAGATTACGGGTACCCTTGTTATGACACATTTATATGTAATATAACACATGAATAGTTCAGGGCATTTATATCATTTTCTAGTGTCAAAATCCTATTAAAATTCTTCATTGGagaattaattgattcattttattctatcatGTGAAATTATCAAAATCTTGAGGAGGCATTACAGGTCTAAAACTAAAACTGTTCCTATCCCAATCTATATAGAATTCTAATGGGTTAGGtgtcatattttttattcaataaagacTTGCCTCCTTGATGGCCAATGTAAGAGCTCCAGACAGAGCCAATCCTTGGCAATCAATTACATCACCCTTCTCTTTGGGAGAGAATTACATCACAAGCTTGAACCAAAAAAGGTTCCTATCCCAATCTTTTTAACAGTCTAATGGGTTGGATAACAAATCAACAAAAACTTACCTCTTTCAAGGCCATGGTAAGGGCTCCAGACACAGCCAGCCCTTGGCGATCCTTGACATCACCCTTGATTGCTGTCAGGTAGCCAACAGTGAGGTCAATGGGTTGCCTCTTGGTGTTTGGAGACACTTTGGTGGTGTTAACAGGTGTAGTGTCCAGGTTGTCTATAATGGTGATGTTGGGGTCGGATGGTCCCATTTTTTGGTCGAGTGGTCCCACATTGGGAGCCATATTATGATCAAATGGTCCCACATTGGTTGCTAATTTGTGGTCAAATGGTCCCACATTGGGTGCTGATTTGTGGTCAAATGGCCCCACATTGGGCGCCACTTTGTACATTGCCATTTTATCAGGCCTGGTGGCAACAGCTACCATTTTGGCGGTGGTGAGGGTGGATCGGGGTTGGTGGTGGGCGGGGGGGACAGTGGCAATGCGGCAAGTAGCTGCTGACAGTGGCAGGCGAGCAGTAGCAGCGGCAGCAGTAGCAGCAGCTGTGGGGCGGCAGCAACGGGCAGCGGCTTCAGTCTGATTGGTCCGCGGCTGCGGCTCATGGCCAGCCGCCGACCACCTCACCTCTTCACCTAGCAAACAAACAGACACATCATGATCCACTC is part of the Nilaparvata lugens isolate BPH unplaced genomic scaffold, ASM1435652v1 scaffold4834, whole genome shotgun sequence genome and encodes:
- the LOC111063656 gene encoding receptor-type guanylate cyclase Gyc76C-like — encoded protein: MVAVATRPDKMAMYKVAPNVGPFDHKSAPNVGPFDHKLATNVGPFDHNMAPNVGPLDQKMGPSDPNITIIDNLDTTPVNTTKVSPNTKRQPIDLTVGYLTAIKGDVKDRQGLAVSGALTMALKEVNDSPDLLPDVRLVLRWNDTKGDTVQTTRAMTDMICDGVAAFFGPEASCYVEAIISHARNIPMISY